A window of the Ipomoea triloba cultivar NCNSP0323 chromosome 14, ASM357664v1 genome harbors these coding sequences:
- the LOC116004262 gene encoding uncharacterized protein LOC116004262, with the protein MLSTAGRVRSAYPCLEHLFLHFRSVKTDAGSSSSRRRRSKLSPSTLLKKVEEKSEWWVVDGEMHEIGENVPLRERFVIPRENIPNRRRKQLREQFMRRTRLVLKESEHEPWCKRYMELYNEMRENWERLYWDEGYSKKLAQDHANYESAEDDEEDFSPYRRSKSYAEQIKDQGLVRNRQDDHWDKVSLIRDKFEYDRERRMRERAFAPMNEANDVRMDHPASRNEPFDARRYISDSESD; encoded by the exons ATGCTGTCTACCGCCGGACGAGTTCGGAGCGCCTACCCGTGCCTGGAACACCTCTTTCTCCATTTCCGGTCCGTTAAGACCGATGCCGGTTCTTCCTCCTCCCGGCGAAGGCGATCCAAGCTGTCGCCGTCGACGTTGCTCAAGAAGGTGGAGGAAAAATCGGAGTGGTGGGTGGTGGACGGAGAAATGCACGAGATTGGCGAAAACGTGCCTCTAAGAGAACGCTTCGTAATCCCCAGAGAGAACATCCCTAACCGCCGCCGTAAGCAGCTCCGCGAACAGTTCATGCGCCGTACTCGCCTCGTCCTCAAAGAATCC GAGCATGAACCGTGGTGCAAAAGGTATATGGAGCTATATAATGAGATGAGAGAAAACTGGGAGAGGCTGTATTGGGATGAAGGTTACTCCAAGAAACTTGCTCAAGATCATGCAAACTATGAATCTgctgaagatgatgaagaagactTTTCTCCTTATAG GAGAAGCAAATCTTACGCCGAACAAATAAAG GATCAGGGTTTGGTAAGAAATAGGCAAGATGATCACTGGGATAAGGTTAGCTTAATCCGCGACAAGTTTGAGTATGACAGAGAAAGAAGGATGAGAGAAAGAG CGTTTGCTCCAATGAATGAAGCAAACGATGTTCGCATGGATCATCCAGCTTCCAGGAACGAGCCTTTTGACGCCAGGAGATACATCTCTGACAGCGAGAGCGACTAA
- the LOC116004163 gene encoding uncharacterized protein LOC116004163, translating to MCGRTRCTLRVDDFPRACHLSGRRVRHLNMDRYRPSYNVSPGFNVPVVRSEDDPNDDGAVIHCMKWGLIPSFTKKNEKPDHYKMFNARSESIKEKASFRRLLPKNRCLVAVEGFYEWKKAGSKKQPYYIHFKDGRPLVFAALFDSWKNAEGEILYTFTIVTTSSSSALGWLHDRMPVIFGNKESSDLWLNGSPSFNFDTILKPYEELDLVWYPVTPEMGKSSFDGLECVKEIKLKPDDTKSISQFFSKKGDKGRQEATHGQVKHEEEPANTDQQQSMKEEPETQNQTCHHHTNPDDYIKTGEDYQESSASKTADPIGVIGDQKKLKEEADESSLMNKNDDVSTLQRQEAIIKPKRGHGELLDDNNPSTGRSYRHITPPKKKGTNASDKQPTIFSYFGRS from the exons ATGTGCGGTCGAACACGGTGTACTCTCCGAGTAGATGATTTTCCACGCGCCTGCCACCTCTCCGGCCGCCGCGTCCGTCATCTCAACATGGACCG GTACCGGCCGTCGTATAATGTTTCGCCGGGGTTCAATGTTCCGGTGGTTCGGAGCGAAGACGATCCCAATGACGACGGTGCTGTTATTCACTGCATGAAATGGGGGCTAATTCCCAGTTTCACTAAGAAGAACGAAAAGCCAGACCACTACAAAATG TTCAATGCTCGATCTGAATCAATAAAGGAGAAGGCTTCTTTTCGCCGTCTTCTCCCGAAAAATAGATGCCTGGTTGCAGTTGAGGG ATTTTATGAATGGAAAAAGGCTGGATCGAAAAAACAACCttattatatacattttaagGATGGTCGCCCTCTTGTCTTTGCTGCTCTTTTTGATTCCTGGAAGAATGCAGAAG GAGAAATTCTTTACACATTCACTATTGTGACaacttcatcatcatcagcttTGGGATGGCTCCATG ACAGGATGCCTGTGATCTTTGGCAACAAGGAGTCATCTGACTTGTGGCTAAATGGTTCTCCGTCGTTCAATTTTGATACGATACTAAAACCATACGAAGAGTTAGATCTG GTTTGGTATCCTGTAACACCTGAAATGGGCAAATCTTCATTTGATGGACTTGAATGCGTTAAGGAG ATAAAACTCAAGCCCGATGACACCAAATCAATCTCgcaatttttctccaaaaaggGAGATAAAGGGAGACAAGAGGCTACTCATGGCCAAGTCAAACATGAAGAAGAGCCTGCAAACACTGATCAGCAACAAAGCATGAAAGAAGAACCTGAGACGCAAAACCAGACATGCCATCATCACACGAACCCAGATGACTACATAAAAACGGGGGAAGACTACCAGGAGTCTTCAGCTAGTAAAACCGCAGATCCAATAGGGGTGATTGGTGAccagaagaaattgaaagaggAGGCTGATGAAAGTTCTTTGATGAACAAAAATGATGATGTCTCTACTCTTCAAAGGCAGGAAGCCATTATTAAACCAAAGAGAGGCCACGGCGAGCTTTTGGATGATAACAATCCATCCACTGGAAGGAGTTACAGGCATATCACCCCACCTAAAAAGAAAGGCACAAATGCCAGTGACAAGCAGCCTACAATCTTTTCTTACTTTGGAAGAAGCTAG